A single Notoacmeibacter ruber DNA region contains:
- the plsX gene encoding phosphate acyltransferase PlsX: protein MTTIAIDAMGGDHGPGTILPGLEILLGARSDLSFRLYGDEAKVEAVIADLPRLKRASTVHHTDVAVAMDEKPSQALRSGRYKSSMWQAIEATKTHEADVAVSAGNTGALMAMATFCLRTMANIDRPAIGAIWPTLKGEAIVLDVGATIGADAVQLVDFAILGAAMARALFGKECPTVGLLNVGTEDIKGQEEVKEAGRILRERRLSTFHYSGFVEGTDIGQGVTDVVVTEGFAGNIALKTAEGTAKQLGSYLREAMQSSMMSKIGYLFARDAFRQLREKMDPARANGGVFLGLNGLVVKSHGGADAEAFSAAVALAADLAKGNLQHRIHDDLDRFHADRIPAPGDEDTEASSFARERSQTPEPSPKGQTGKKK from the coding sequence TTGACAACGATTGCCATTGACGCGATGGGCGGGGATCATGGGCCAGGAACGATCCTGCCAGGTCTTGAAATTTTGCTCGGTGCGCGTTCCGACCTGTCTTTTCGTCTTTATGGCGACGAAGCCAAGGTGGAAGCGGTTATCGCCGATCTACCGCGCCTGAAGAGAGCTTCGACCGTTCATCATACCGACGTCGCCGTCGCCATGGACGAAAAGCCGAGCCAGGCCCTGCGCTCGGGCCGCTACAAATCGTCCATGTGGCAGGCGATCGAGGCGACCAAGACCCATGAGGCGGATGTCGCCGTCTCGGCGGGCAATACCGGCGCCCTGATGGCTATGGCCACATTCTGCCTCCGCACCATGGCCAATATTGATCGCCCGGCCATCGGCGCGATCTGGCCGACCCTGAAGGGCGAAGCGATCGTGCTCGACGTGGGCGCGACAATTGGCGCGGACGCTGTCCAGCTTGTTGATTTTGCCATTCTGGGCGCAGCCATGGCGCGTGCGCTTTTCGGCAAGGAGTGCCCGACAGTCGGCCTGCTCAACGTGGGAACCGAGGATATCAAGGGTCAGGAAGAGGTCAAGGAGGCCGGCCGCATCCTGCGGGAGCGGCGCCTGAGCACCTTTCATTACAGCGGCTTTGTCGAAGGCACCGATATCGGCCAGGGCGTGACCGATGTGGTCGTCACCGAGGGCTTCGCCGGCAACATTGCGTTGAAGACGGCGGAAGGAACCGCCAAGCAGCTCGGCAGCTATCTGCGTGAAGCCATGCAGAGCAGCATGATGAGCAAGATAGGCTATCTCTTCGCCCGTGACGCATTTCGACAGCTGCGCGAGAAGATGGACCCCGCCCGTGCCAATGGCGGCGTCTTTTTGGGGCTGAACGGGCTCGTGGTGAAGAGCCATGGCGGCGCCGATGCCGAAGCCTTTTCAGCCGCGGTCGCGCTTGCGGCCGATCTGGCGAAGGGCAATCTCCAGCATCGCATTCACGACGATCTGGACCGGTTTCACGCCGATCGCATCCCCGCTCCAGGTGATGAGGATACCGAGGCATCCAGCTTCGCACGTGAGCGTTCGCAAACCCCGGAGCCGTCCCCGAAAGGGCAGACAGGAAAAAAGAAATGA
- a CDS encoding beta-ketoacyl-ACP synthase III: MKRTVMLGVGTALPERMVPNAELETMIDTSDEWIVQRTGIRQRYIAGETETTASLGADAAKAALENAGVDAQSIDLIVVATATPDNTFPATSVEIQNRLGISHGYAFDVAAVCTGFIYALATVDAHLKAGLAKRALVIGAETFSRILDWEDRTTCVLFGDGAGAMVVELQDVDADTPDEGAGILAVSLRSDGSHKEKLYVDGGPSSTQTVGKLRMEGREVFRHAVGMITDVIENVCGQTGIAPSQIDWLVPHQANRRIIEGSAKKLGISMDNVVMTVDKHGNTSAASVPLALNEAVQDGRVKPGDTLLLEAMGGGFTWGAILMRV; the protein is encoded by the coding sequence ATGAAACGCACCGTGATGCTGGGTGTGGGCACGGCCCTGCCTGAACGTATGGTTCCCAATGCGGAACTGGAAACGATGATCGACACCTCTGACGAGTGGATCGTTCAGCGTACGGGTATCCGGCAGCGCTATATTGCAGGCGAGACCGAGACCACAGCGTCTCTTGGCGCCGACGCGGCGAAAGCTGCGCTGGAGAATGCGGGCGTGGACGCGCAATCGATCGACCTGATTGTCGTAGCGACGGCGACTCCGGACAACACCTTTCCCGCCACATCGGTCGAAATACAGAATCGGCTCGGTATCTCGCACGGCTATGCCTTTGACGTTGCTGCCGTCTGCACCGGCTTCATCTATGCGCTGGCGACGGTCGATGCGCATCTGAAAGCCGGACTTGCCAAGCGCGCCCTGGTCATCGGTGCGGAGACTTTTTCGCGTATTCTCGACTGGGAGGACCGGACGACCTGCGTGCTGTTCGGCGACGGTGCCGGGGCCATGGTGGTGGAATTGCAGGATGTCGATGCCGACACGCCGGATGAAGGCGCCGGGATTCTTGCCGTCTCGCTGCGCTCCGACGGATCGCACAAGGAAAAGCTGTATGTGGATGGCGGCCCCTCTTCCACACAAACCGTCGGCAAGCTGCGGATGGAAGGTCGTGAAGTTTTCCGCCACGCAGTTGGCATGATTACCGATGTCATCGAAAACGTCTGCGGTCAGACCGGCATTGCACCCAGCCAAATCGATTGGCTCGTCCCCCATCAGGCCAACCGCCGGATCATCGAGGGTTCAGCGAAAAAGCTTGGTATTTCAATGGATAATGTCGTGATGACCGTCGACAAGCACGGCAATACGTCTGCGGCCTCCGTCCCGCTTGCCCTGAATGAGGCCGTGCAGGATGGGCGTGTGAAACCGGGTGATACGCTGCTGCTCGAAGCGATGGGCGGTGGCTTCACCTGGGGCGCGATCCTGATGCGCGTATAA
- a CDS encoding integration host factor subunit alpha encodes MASRTLTRADLAEAVYRQVGLSRSESGQLVEQVIGEICDAIVRGETVKLSSFATFQVRDKNERIGRNPKTGEEVPILPRRVMTFKASNVLKQRILDGHGGESGEN; translated from the coding sequence ATGGCTTCGCGTACACTTACACGTGCTGATCTTGCCGAGGCTGTCTACCGCCAGGTCGGTCTTTCACGCTCGGAATCAGGCCAGCTCGTCGAGCAGGTCATTGGCGAAATCTGCGACGCAATCGTTCGCGGCGAGACGGTCAAGCTCTCCTCTTTCGCGACCTTTCAGGTCCGCGACAAAAATGAGCGGATCGGCCGTAACCCGAAAACGGGTGAGGAGGTGCCAATTCTTCCCCGCCGCGTGATGACCTTCAAAGCGTCGAATGTCTTGAAACAGCGCATTCTTGACGGTCATGGCGGCGAGAGCGGCGAGAATTGA
- a CDS encoding MerR family transcriptional regulator — MAEKAADAFRTISEVADDLDLPQHVLRFWETRFNQIRPMKRGGGRRYYRPQDVDLIRGIRHLLYDEGYTIKGVQKILKESGVGQVAAIGAGDSEALQAVAARKAQAANDRGRSAAAKAADPLLGEAKGRHTQDGSAGGKGSGLSLSDNHRKLLQETLFDLLECKRMLDQTR; from the coding sequence ATGGCCGAAAAAGCCGCTGATGCATTTCGAACGATTTCCGAGGTGGCGGACGATCTCGATCTGCCCCAGCATGTTCTTCGTTTCTGGGAAACACGTTTCAATCAGATCCGGCCGATGAAGCGCGGCGGAGGCCGCCGCTATTATCGTCCACAGGATGTCGATCTGATCCGGGGTATTCGGCATCTGCTCTATGATGAAGGCTACACCATCAAGGGCGTTCAAAAAATATTGAAGGAAAGCGGCGTCGGGCAGGTAGCAGCGATCGGCGCCGGCGACAGCGAGGCGCTTCAGGCCGTTGCCGCACGCAAGGCGCAGGCGGCGAACGATCGTGGACGGAGCGCTGCAGCCAAGGCAGCCGATCCACTTCTGGGCGAGGCCAAGGGCCGGCATACGCAGGATGGAAGCGCAGGCGGGAAGGGCAGCGGCCTCAGCCTGTCGGACAATCACCGCAAACTGCTTCAGGAGACGCTGTTCGATCTGCTGGAATGCAAGCGTATGCTGGATCAGACACGCTAG
- a CDS encoding O-antigen ligase family protein produces MAAQRHLLNLAAKAAIGLAVLLAGFVKFEPAPYELYMVVLIPLWALFGLRLSVSIAPLVVLLITFNVGGMLSMLVMDKLYNTPLYLAVSLFLAFSAIFYAAVIRQRPDILKTIMIAWTLSGVVTSILGMAGFFGVPGLGLFTRYGRATGVFEDPNVFGPFLVPPTLYLLHRVVTGPVHAMAVRAIPLIIIVLGIFFSFSRGAWGLLVIGVAMELGLLLLHHRSGLFRLRILILGLAGVALLGISVAVVLQIPAVSELFTVRARLVQDYDGGHLGRFDRHILGFKLALEKPLGIGPLSFGRMLGEDTHNIWLKALMDYGWLGFASWFLMIVLSLGGGLKIMFRERAWQPFLLIAWVGLLGHTLLGFIIDTDHWRHFYLLLGMVWGCIALEARFQAGTLDAEGKTIGRPAPPPWTNRRVRKIEEQQA; encoded by the coding sequence ATGGCGGCACAAAGGCACCTTCTCAATCTTGCTGCGAAAGCGGCGATTGGGCTGGCGGTTCTGCTGGCCGGCTTCGTCAAATTCGAACCGGCACCCTATGAACTCTACATGGTGGTGCTGATACCGCTCTGGGCCCTGTTCGGCCTGCGGCTTTCGGTCTCAATCGCACCGCTGGTCGTGCTGTTGATCACCTTCAACGTGGGCGGAATGCTCTCCATGCTCGTCATGGACAAATTGTACAATACGCCGCTCTATCTCGCCGTTTCGCTTTTTCTTGCATTCAGCGCGATCTTCTATGCCGCTGTCATTCGGCAGAGGCCAGACATATTGAAAACCATCATGATCGCTTGGACGCTATCGGGCGTGGTGACGTCTATTCTGGGCATGGCGGGCTTTTTCGGCGTGCCCGGTCTCGGGCTGTTCACCCGATACGGCCGCGCAACCGGTGTTTTCGAAGATCCGAACGTTTTCGGCCCGTTTCTCGTACCGCCGACTCTCTACCTGCTCCACCGTGTCGTGACGGGCCCGGTCCATGCCATGGCCGTCCGGGCTATTCCGCTCATCATTATCGTTCTCGGCATCTTTTTCTCGTTTTCCCGAGGCGCATGGGGGCTTCTGGTTATCGGCGTGGCAATGGAGCTCGGGCTCTTATTGCTGCACCATCGGTCCGGTCTTTTCCGATTGCGCATTCTGATACTCGGGCTGGCGGGGGTCGCGCTTCTCGGCATCAGCGTGGCCGTGGTTCTGCAGATACCTGCCGTGTCCGAACTCTTTACCGTCCGCGCCCGGCTGGTTCAGGATTATGATGGCGGGCATCTTGGCCGGTTCGACCGGCATATACTGGGCTTCAAGCTCGCATTGGAAAAGCCGCTCGGCATCGGCCCTCTCAGCTTCGGGCGCATGCTCGGCGAGGATACCCATAATATCTGGCTGAAGGCCTTGATGGATTACGGCTGGCTCGGCTTTGCCAGCTGGTTCCTCATGATCGTCCTGTCGCTCGGCGGTGGCCTCAAGATCATGTTCCGCGAACGCGCCTGGCAGCCGTTTCTCCTGATCGCGTGGGTGGGCCTTCTCGGCCACACCCTGCTCGGCTTCATCATCGATACCGATCACTGGCGGCACTTTTATCTGCTGCTTGGCATGGTGTGGGGATGCATCGCGCTGGAGGCGCGTTTTCAGGCGGGCACCCTAGACGCCGAGGGAAAAACGATCGGGCGCCCCGCACCGCCGCCATGGACCAACCGCCGCGTCCGCAAGATCGAAGAGCAACAAGCCTGA
- a CDS encoding undecaprenyl-phosphate glucose phosphotransferase: MSPTDPTERFSREAVRRATVEPPSLDPERGRALNAIARTVAAQYRQDSISPGMIAGLVRLLDFTVISLVGILLYLLQIGASAETATEYLVLIVGGAGVCLITLHLAEAYEMIWLRRPFAVLSRIMLAVAAAFALIALATFFLKIGNFYSRFWFASWATVTVLSLFGARLAVSRLIMRWSRNGRIERRALIVGGGDLAEKLIRQLENSPYNDIRICGIFDDRDDTRSPPVVAGYPKLGNIDNLVEFARIAQVDMLIVTLPLVAERRVLSMLKKLWVLPVDIRLASHSNALQFRPRSYTYLGDVPTLAIFDRPITDWNNVAKRIFDIVFSLAGLILFSPIMIATAIAIKLDSPGPVLFMQKRHGFNNEEINVFKFRSMYADQCDPTARKVVTKGDPRITRVGRFIRKTSIDELPQFFNSLFGSLSLVGPRPHAVTAQAHDRLFGEVVDGYFARHRVKPGITGWAQVNGWRGEIDTEDKIQKRTEFDLYYIENWSLLFDLKILMLTPIRLFNTENAY, from the coding sequence ATGAGTCCGACCGATCCAACCGAACGCTTCAGCCGGGAAGCCGTGCGACGCGCCACGGTCGAGCCACCTTCGCTCGACCCGGAACGGGGACGTGCGCTGAACGCAATTGCACGCACCGTGGCGGCCCAATATCGGCAAGACAGCATTTCGCCGGGCATGATCGCAGGCCTTGTGCGCCTGCTCGATTTCACCGTCATCAGCTTGGTCGGCATTCTTCTCTATTTGCTCCAGATCGGCGCGTCAGCCGAAACGGCGACCGAATATCTCGTCCTCATTGTGGGCGGTGCCGGTGTCTGTCTCATCACGCTTCATCTGGCGGAAGCCTATGAGATGATCTGGCTGCGACGTCCGTTCGCCGTACTCAGCCGCATTATGCTGGCGGTCGCCGCGGCCTTCGCCCTCATCGCCCTGGCAACGTTCTTTCTGAAGATTGGCAATTTCTACTCCAGATTCTGGTTTGCCTCCTGGGCGACCGTCACAGTGCTGTCCCTTTTCGGAGCGCGCCTTGCCGTCAGCCGCCTGATCATGCGCTGGTCGCGCAACGGCCGCATCGAACGGCGCGCCCTCATCGTCGGCGGCGGCGATCTGGCCGAAAAACTGATCCGGCAACTGGAGAATTCTCCCTACAACGACATCCGCATTTGCGGCATTTTCGATGATCGGGATGATACGAGAAGTCCGCCGGTCGTCGCGGGCTACCCCAAGCTCGGAAATATCGATAATCTGGTGGAGTTCGCCCGTATCGCGCAGGTGGACATGCTGATCGTGACGCTACCGCTGGTCGCGGAACGCCGGGTTCTCTCGATGCTAAAGAAACTCTGGGTCCTGCCGGTCGACATTCGTCTGGCATCACACTCGAACGCGCTTCAGTTTCGGCCGCGCTCCTACACCTATCTTGGCGATGTCCCGACACTGGCGATTTTCGACAGGCCCATCACCGACTGGAACAACGTCGCAAAGCGAATCTTCGATATCGTCTTCTCGCTAGCTGGCCTCATTCTGTTTTCGCCGATCATGATCGCCACCGCGATCGCCATCAAGCTGGATAGTCCCGGCCCCGTTCTCTTCATGCAGAAGCGTCACGGCTTTAACAATGAAGAGATCAACGTCTTCAAATTCCGGTCCATGTATGCCGATCAATGCGACCCCACGGCCCGAAAGGTCGTCACCAAAGGCGATCCGCGTATCACGCGCGTCGGCCGTTTCATTCGCAAGACCTCGATCGATGAGTTGCCGCAGTTCTTCAATTCCCTGTTCGGATCGCTGAGCCTGGTGGGCCCCCGCCCGCATGCCGTCACCGCTCAGGCGCATGACAGGCTCTTCGGAGAGGTCGTAGACGGCTATTTCGCGCGGCACCGGGTCAAGCCCGGCATCACCGGCTGGGCACAGGTCAATGGCTGGCGCGGAGAGATCGACACGGAAGACAAGATCCAGAAACGGACGGAATTCGATCTCTATTATATCGAGAACTGGTCGCTGCTGTTCGATCTGAAGATCCTGATGCTGACCCCCATCCGGCTCTTCAATACCGAAAACGCCTATTGA
- a CDS encoding glycosyltransferase family 4 protein produces the protein MRIVHCFRSPVGGIFRHVRDLAHQQELMGHQVGIICDSNTGTAFENQALDDLASQISLGVHRFHMQRNISPRDLISFLDTHRHLGKLKPDLIHGHGAKGGAYSRILGTLPRLGGRPLRFYSPHGGSLHYDEATREGKFFARAERQLSRICDGICFVSEYERQAFLRKVGRPRCASRLVYNGVSRAEFEPVPLNGDAADFLFIGMMRDLKGPDLFVNAFSRLVENDTARQPRAVMVGDGPDRQALEQAVAERGLSHLIRFRDPMPIREAMRLARHVVQPSRAEALPYTVLEVLAAGRTMIATLVGGIPEILGPDSIALMAPNEASIADRMAALLAAPERFAAAMPDREIMQDRFSLEAMATAIMAFYREQQETKRS, from the coding sequence ATGCGCATCGTTCACTGCTTCCGTTCGCCCGTCGGCGGCATATTCCGCCATGTCCGCGACCTGGCGCATCAACAGGAACTGATGGGCCATCAGGTTGGTATCATTTGTGATTCCAACACGGGGACCGCCTTCGAGAACCAAGCATTGGATGATCTGGCCTCGCAGATCAGCCTTGGTGTTCACCGGTTCCACATGCAGCGCAACATCAGCCCGAGAGATCTAATATCGTTTCTCGATACCCACCGACACCTCGGAAAACTGAAGCCCGACCTGATTCATGGCCATGGCGCAAAGGGCGGTGCGTATAGCCGGATCTTGGGAACATTGCCTCGCCTCGGCGGCCGGCCACTGCGATTCTATTCGCCTCATGGCGGGAGCCTTCACTATGACGAAGCGACACGAGAGGGAAAGTTCTTCGCGCGAGCGGAGCGGCAGCTTTCACGGATCTGTGACGGAATCTGCTTCGTCTCTGAATATGAACGGCAGGCATTTCTGCGAAAGGTGGGCAGGCCGCGCTGCGCAAGCCGCCTCGTCTATAACGGCGTTTCAAGAGCGGAGTTCGAGCCGGTTCCTCTCAATGGCGATGCGGCCGACTTCCTGTTCATCGGCATGATGCGGGACCTGAAAGGACCGGACCTTTTCGTCAACGCCTTCTCCAGACTTGTGGAGAACGATACGGCCAGACAGCCTCGCGCTGTCATGGTGGGAGACGGGCCTGACCGTCAGGCGCTCGAACAGGCGGTGGCCGAGCGCGGCCTGTCGCACCTCATCCGCTTTCGCGATCCGATGCCGATCCGAGAGGCAATGCGCCTGGCACGCCATGTCGTACAACCCTCAAGGGCGGAAGCGCTTCCCTACACGGTTCTCGAAGTCCTTGCGGCGGGCCGGACAATGATTGCCACACTCGTCGGCGGAATACCGGAAATTCTTGGTCCGGATTCGATTGCCCTGATGGCACCGAATGAAGCTTCGATCGCCGATCGCATGGCGGCGCTACTTGCCGCGCCCGAGCGGTTCGCGGCGGCAATGCCGGATCGAGAAATCATGCAGGACCGGTTTTCGCTGGAGGCGATGGCGACCGCAATCATGGCGTTCTACCGCGAACAGCAAGAGACAAAACGGAGCTGA
- a CDS encoding polysaccharide biosynthesis/export family protein: protein MLPNRLFLLLIAVIFSVTGCSHYRPAPAAFHAALQEPYRLDSGDTIRLLVYEEADLSQSYAVDQAGYVSIPLVGNVPARGRTAQELELDIAARLADGFLRDPDVAVEVERYRPIFVMGEVGAAGQYLYVPGMTVQKAIAASGGFSPRAYQGSVDITRSVNGEIMTGRVPISDPLLPGDTLYVRERLF, encoded by the coding sequence ATGCTGCCAAACCGTCTGTTTCTGCTCTTGATCGCCGTCATATTTTCGGTGACCGGCTGCTCGCACTACAGGCCGGCGCCGGCGGCCTTCCACGCGGCGTTGCAGGAGCCCTACCGCCTTGATTCTGGTGATACGATCCGTCTTCTCGTTTATGAAGAAGCCGATCTGTCGCAAAGCTATGCCGTCGATCAGGCCGGCTATGTATCCATTCCGCTTGTTGGCAACGTCCCTGCCCGGGGACGGACAGCCCAGGAGCTGGAACTGGATATCGCCGCCAGGCTTGCCGACGGTTTCCTGCGCGATCCGGATGTTGCGGTGGAGGTCGAGCGCTATCGCCCGATCTTCGTGATGGGCGAAGTTGGCGCCGCCGGGCAGTATCTCTATGTACCGGGCATGACAGTGCAGAAGGCGATTGCCGCATCGGGCGGCTTCAGCCCCCGCGCCTATCAGGGCTCGGTCGACATTACGCGATCGGTCAACGGAGAGATCATGACGGGCCGTGTTCCCATTTCCGATCCCCTTTTGCCCGGGGACACGCTCTATGTGCGCGAAAGGCTCTTCTGA
- a CDS encoding GumC family protein — translation MRQVSQHQQDVDLDMGALFGALWVHRLKIVLAILLCTALAVFAVLVLPKSYRSEARLIVETGESVFTRPNAADQSALDAQAVESQVALATSTEVLSNVIDRLNLAENDEFRDKPLLPFLPHEETDPLERLRQHIGVYRVANSRVIVIEFTAEDPELAAAGANAVADEYIAVQAEAKAQNNASATAWLSPEIEELQDRVQAAEGAIAAYRAEKDIPSTRSNGNLASQQLSDLSAELTRVRAEASDAAAQARGVREAIERGEGIDTLPAVLQSPVVQNLQDRRGELTGNIAELSSRLLDNHPRMRGLRSQLAQLDRQITAEARRAANALAAEAETARLREQELTDRIAGLKAESARVDEDEVGLRALEREAAAQRDLLESYLARYRAAQSRDAADYQPVDARIFSRATVPNSPVFPKPVPIIGAAFAGSLLLAVVAVLLTALMSGRALRPSGVVISERERLEESEYSAADAVPSARSSRRGAVSPGLVPASADIAPAASEPNVAVATTAEETVAILARTGASRVVFVSPEGDDAAAVAIAVSRTLADAGLRAILVDLTESAAASTPLLDGEDALGIMDVLADKATLSRAVRGDRYSALSVLPFGQAAPAEAAKQIDRLPEVLEALEDVFDMVLIEAGAADPEGIDKLRCDDAEIVISVMEADERLIEADVRRLHRAGFRNFTIATCTELKQQAEELEGA, via the coding sequence ATGCGTCAGGTTTCTCAACATCAGCAGGATGTCGACCTCGATATGGGAGCGCTGTTTGGCGCCCTCTGGGTCCATCGACTGAAAATAGTTCTCGCCATCCTGCTTTGTACCGCACTGGCGGTTTTCGCCGTTCTGGTCCTGCCCAAAAGCTACCGGAGCGAAGCCCGCCTGATCGTCGAGACGGGCGAAAGTGTCTTTACGCGTCCGAATGCGGCCGATCAAAGCGCGCTCGATGCACAGGCCGTCGAGAGCCAGGTGGCGCTGGCCACCTCGACCGAGGTCTTGAGCAATGTCATCGATCGGCTGAATCTGGCCGAGAACGATGAATTCCGCGATAAGCCGTTGCTACCCTTCTTGCCGCATGAGGAGACCGATCCGCTTGAGCGTCTGCGCCAGCACATAGGCGTCTATCGTGTGGCGAACTCGCGGGTCATCGTGATCGAATTCACGGCCGAAGACCCGGAACTTGCCGCAGCCGGGGCAAACGCAGTGGCCGATGAATATATTGCCGTGCAGGCCGAGGCGAAGGCGCAGAACAATGCTTCGGCGACCGCATGGCTTTCCCCCGAGATCGAAGAGCTGCAGGACCGTGTTCAGGCGGCTGAGGGGGCGATTGCGGCTTACCGTGCCGAGAAGGACATTCCCTCGACACGCTCGAACGGAAATCTTGCCAGCCAGCAATTGTCGGACCTTTCGGCCGAATTGACCCGTGTGAGAGCCGAGGCCTCGGACGCCGCCGCGCAGGCTCGTGGCGTGCGCGAGGCCATAGAGAGAGGGGAGGGGATCGATACCCTTCCGGCCGTCCTGCAATCGCCGGTGGTTCAGAACCTGCAGGATCGCCGGGGCGAACTGACGGGCAACATTGCTGAACTGTCCTCCCGCCTTCTGGATAATCATCCGCGAATGCGCGGGCTCCGCAGCCAGTTAGCACAGCTCGATCGTCAGATCACGGCCGAGGCGCGCAGGGCAGCCAATGCTCTGGCAGCGGAAGCGGAAACCGCCCGTCTGCGCGAGCAGGAACTGACCGATCGCATTGCGGGATTGAAGGCTGAATCTGCGAGGGTCGACGAGGATGAAGTGGGCTTGCGGGCTCTCGAACGCGAGGCGGCTGCCCAGCGTGATCTTCTGGAAAGCTATCTGGCACGCTATCGCGCTGCGCAATCACGCGATGCGGCGGACTATCAGCCCGTTGATGCTCGCATCTTTTCGCGTGCGACCGTTCCAAATTCGCCGGTTTTCCCGAAGCCTGTGCCGATTATCGGGGCGGCCTTCGCGGGAAGTCTTCTTCTGGCTGTCGTGGCGGTACTGCTGACTGCGCTGATGAGCGGCCGCGCGCTGCGGCCCTCCGGCGTCGTGATATCGGAAAGAGAACGGCTTGAAGAATCCGAATATTCTGCCGCGGATGCCGTTCCGTCGGCTCGTAGCAGCCGCAGAGGTGCAGTGTCGCCCGGGCTCGTTCCCGCTTCGGCGGATATTGCACCTGCTGCCTCGGAGCCGAATGTGGCGGTCGCAACCACCGCCGAAGAGACGGTGGCGATCCTTGCTCGTACCGGCGCTTCGCGCGTGGTTTTCGTGAGCCCGGAAGGCGATGATGCCGCCGCTGTTGCCATTGCGGTCTCTCGTACGCTCGCCGATGCCGGCCTACGGGCGATCCTCGTTGACCTGACTGAAAGCGCGGCGGCATCCACCCCGCTGCTTGATGGCGAGGACGCGCTGGGCATCATGGACGTTCTTGCCGACAAGGCGACCCTTTCGCGGGCCGTGCGCGGTGATCGCTATTCCGCTCTTTCCGTCCTGCCTTTCGGGCAGGCCGCTCCGGCCGAAGCTGCAAAGCAGATCGATAGACTGCCGGAGGTGCTTGAGGCGCTCGAAGATGTGTTCGATATGGTCCTCATCGAAGCCGGCGCCGCTGATCCCGAAGGAATCGACAAATTGCGCTGCGACGACGCGGAAATCGTCATTTCCGTGATGGAGGCTGACGAACGCCTGATCGAAGCCGACGTTCGGCGATTGCACCGGGCGGGATTCCGGAACTTCACCATCGCCACCTGCACCGAACTGAAGCAGCAGGCCGAAGAGCTCGAAGGCGCCTGA
- a CDS encoding GNAT family N-acetyltransferase produces MINNDSKASKLFAKRGKTGLKAPFWRILGGTDGHAFHRAFASKAIAYGAPQGPFWARTWGEMHGCPIFYAVLYDQKQPRLSLPLQVSRRRGIEVAHFPGGSHANGSFPALAEGGCGDIDPATLAEALRANGHRVDALLLERMQPQMSGRSNPLLPFATNQSVDPDLAADVEGGWDAWMKRNAGKKKRKKHRQDHDAFATIGPVKVEVVQGAPQIAEALNNFYAMKARRFEQLGVKDVFAEPRIQSFFQRLALKEVALDHPCFDVTVLSVNDRPIAIAGHSLLPDRMVCEFSAFEPIETEVRSVSPSLYMHHESIQRAAEAGYRYYDFSVGDEFYKHHWCDTRTELFDIALGITITGRAHAFAHRAAAKAKRKVKSNASAMKIIRRIRPGR; encoded by the coding sequence ATGATAAACAACGACAGCAAAGCATCGAAGCTCTTTGCCAAACGCGGCAAGACCGGCTTGAAGGCTCCCTTCTGGCGCATATTGGGCGGCACGGACGGGCATGCCTTTCACCGCGCTTTCGCTTCCAAGGCCATCGCTTATGGCGCGCCGCAAGGTCCGTTCTGGGCACGGACATGGGGTGAAATGCACGGCTGTCCGATATTCTACGCGGTGCTGTACGACCAGAAGCAGCCGCGCCTGTCGCTGCCTCTACAGGTCAGCCGCCGACGTGGCATTGAGGTGGCCCATTTTCCCGGCGGTTCACACGCGAATGGCAGCTTTCCCGCGCTTGCAGAAGGCGGATGCGGCGATATCGATCCAGCCACTCTCGCAGAGGCTCTGCGAGCCAACGGCCATCGCGTGGATGCCCTGCTTCTTGAGCGGATGCAGCCGCAGATGAGTGGCCGATCCAATCCCCTTCTCCCCTTCGCGACGAACCAGAGTGTGGATCCAGACCTCGCAGCAGACGTCGAAGGTGGGTGGGACGCATGGATGAAGCGCAATGCCGGCAAGAAGAAGCGAAAGAAGCACCGCCAGGACCATGATGCTTTCGCCACGATCGGTCCCGTCAAGGTCGAGGTCGTCCAAGGGGCTCCGCAGATCGCGGAAGCCCTGAACAATTTTTATGCGATGAAGGCGCGCCGCTTCGAGCAACTCGGCGTCAAGGACGTCTTTGCAGAGCCGCGGATCCAGTCCTTCTTCCAGCGTCTCGCACTGAAAGAAGTGGCTCTCGACCACCCGTGCTTCGATGTCACCGTCCTGTCCGTCAATGACCGACCGATCGCCATTGCAGGACACAGCCTCCTGCCGGATCGCATGGTGTGCGAATTTTCCGCGTTCGAGCCGATCGAGACGGAGGTGCGTTCCGTCAGCCCCTCGCTCTACATGCACCATGAATCCATTCAGCGCGCCGCCGAAGCCGGCTATCGTTACTATGATTTTTCGGTCGGCGACGAATTCTACAAGCACCATTGGTGCGATACACGCACCGAGTTGTTCGACATCGCATTGGGCATCACGATCACAGGGCGGGCGCACGCCTTCGCCCATAGGGCCGCAGCAAAAGCCAAGCGGAAGGTCAAGTCGAACGCTTCGGCAATGAAGATCATCAGGCGGATACGGCCCGGCCGTTAA